GGGGCGCTTGGCGATGGCTCGGGCGACGGCGACGCGTTGCTGCTCGCCGCCGGAAAGCTGGGAGGGGAAGTGGTCGCGGCGCGGCTCCAGCCCGACCAGCCTCAAGGCCTCGAGGGCCTCCATCGGGCGCTCGGCGATGTCCGTGACGAGGCGGACGTTCTCCAGCGCGGTCAGGCTGGGGATGAGGTTGTAAAATTGGAAGACGAAGCCGACATGCTCTCGCCGGTAGCGGGTGAGGCCCGCCTCATCCGCGGCGCTCAAGTGATGGTCGCGGTACCAAAGCTCACCGGAGCTGGGCGTGTCGAGGCCGCCCAGGATATTGAGCAGGGTGGACTTGCCCCCGCCCGAGGGCCCCAGCAGGACGACGAATTCCCCTTCGGTGAGATCCAGGCTGACCCCTCGTAGGGCCTGCACCGACACCTCGCCCATGGCGTAGACCTTGGTGAGGTCCTGGGCCCGAAGCACAACGGGATGGGCGTTCGTTTCCGACATGGGCTTCGCCGCGGGGGCGACTGCCCTAGTCTAATCGAAAGCGTCGAATTGTCCGATGAGTTTTTCGAGCCGGCCGGTCTTTAGGACGCCTGGCGGATTTCCTGCATCGCCGCCTTGGTGCGGCGGTAGCCATTGCGCAGCTCTTTCTCCAAAAAGTCCAGGCGACCCTCCAAGACCTTCAGGCCCTGTTGTGCTTTGGCCTTGGCTGCGGGCGTGTCGGCGGTCTCGCTCTGCTCCAGCAAGGCCAGCCGCGCGGACTGGCAGTCGCGGTATTCTTGGAGGCGCTGCTTGTAGCGATCGAGGGATTTCTTCGCGGCCTCGGCAGGATCCGTTTGCACGGCGCGCAGGTGGCGCTCGGCCGGCAGGCCTTGGTTCCAGGACTGCTGCGCGGACCAGACGCCGCCCGGGCGTTTGGCCTCGGCGGCGACATTCGGGTTTCGAGACGAAAATTCGGAATCCGCCGGGCATGCCGGCGCTTCGGCCGGCGCGGGGGCCGCGTCGGCGGAGACCCGCAGGCGCTTCCACTGCTCGTAGAAAAACGCGCCGCCCTTGGCTTCGACTGTCTTCTCTTGGATTTCCCGCGTGTCCATTGCCTCAGCCCTTTCGGCTTTTAAAGGAGTGCGTCGGTTTGCAGGCAGCGGTTCGAAGAACCGTCTCGAGGTGGGATGAAATGCGTGCCCCCCGTGCCTTCTGGGAAAAAGAAAAGCAAAGCCAATGCCAAGCATTTCAATTTTTAAATATATGAAATTACTAGATAATTATTAAAAATGCGAAATGCGGGGTGGAGCCTGGAAGCCCTTAATTTCGGGAAGCTGGGGGGTTAGCACCTCCGGCGAAGGCGCTGTCCAGGAAGCGGTCTTTCCATTCCGGCGCGGGGACCATGCAGCTTTCGCGGCGTCCGAACCAACGGTAGCGGTTGCGGGCGACCCAATCGTAGATCGGATCCCGAATCCAGCGGGGGAGGAGCATGAAGGCGTAGAGCAGGGGCCAGAGGCCGCCAAGGCGTCGGGCGATGCGCAGGGCCGCGGTGGATTTGGTGAAGCATTCGCCGTCTTCCACCAGGACGATGGAATCGAGACCCGCCTCCAGCGAGTGGCCTTGCAGCAGCTGCTTCGCGGTCTCGGATTGCAGGGAGGCGAAGCGGAAATAGGCCCTTCGATCCCGGCGCAGGATGAAGGCCACGCTGGCGTTGCAGAGGTTGCAGACCCCGTCGAATAGGACCACGGCGGACATGGATCCTTCCTAGAGCATTTTTCCCATTATCGCCAGCCAGCAAAAAAAAGGCCGCCGGGTGTCCGGCGGCCGGGAAAGGCAAGAGTGGAGCTGGCCCTACTCGCGGCGCGAGAGGCGGCGCAGCGCAGCCAGGGCTAAGGCGAGGGCCAAGGGCAACATGGCGCTCAGCGTCTGCACGGAGCCCGCGACGTCGAGCGACAGAGCGCAGCCGGCGCCTTCCAGCAGGCCGCCACCCAGGTTGGTGGTGACCGTGGCCGTGAAGGTGCCGGTATTTTCGAACTCCTTGGTGGAGGTGGTGACGGTCACGGTATTGACGACCGTGGTGCTGGGACTGACCGCCGTCACCGCGAAGCTCACCGTGACGGTGGCGCCCACCGGAATCTCGCCGAGGGCGCAGGTGACGACGTCACCCGCATTGTTGCAGCTGCCTTGGCTGGCGGTGATCGGGCCGAGGAAGTCCACCTGGCCGGGCAGGGGATCGCTCAGCTGCACGTCGGTCGCGAGGTTGGGGCCCTCGTTGGTGACCGTGATCGTGTAGGTGAAAGTCTCGCCGAGGGCGACGGATTGGCCGCCGGTGTCGTCGCTCTTGACCACGCGCAGCACCGCGCCGCCGACCTCATAGGCGCCGATGTCGCAGATGGCGGCGGCCAGGCCGGTGGCGTTGACGGGTCGGACGAGGTTGCGCTGGTCGCGGGTCAAGGGGAGGCCGTCCTCGTCGAGGCAGCCGTCCGGATTGGCGGTGTCGATGGCGGGGCTGCCCTGCAGCAGGCCGTGGGTCTGCGTGGGCCCTCCGTTGTTTTGCAGGTCGCCGATCCGGGGATCGAGCGGGGTCGAAGGACTGCCGGTCTGATCGCCGGTCGCGGCGAAGCCGACGCAGTTGTCGTCGACCTGGCCTATCAGGTTGTAGCCCTGGGATCCGAAGGCGCCCACGCAATCCGCTCCGGCGCCCGCGGTGTTGGCGGCGATCAAGGAATTGGCGACGACGCTTTGGAAACCCGTGGCGCCGGCCGTCAGATCGCCGTTGAAGTCCACCTCGAACAGCAGGACGCCGCCGCCGGCGTCGCCCGCGGTGTTGCGTGCCATCGTGACGTTGAAGAGCCCCAAGTCGACGCCGTTGCCCTGGGCGAGGCCCTCGCCCGCCTGGAGGTTGGGAAAGTTGGTGATGAAGAACAGGCCGCCGCCCAGGCTGCCGGCACTGTTGCCGCTGACCGTGCTGTTGACCAGGGCCAAGGCGCCCAAGATTTGGTAGATACCGCCGCCGGCACCGTCGTTGGGGAAGAAGCCCAGCTTCATGTCCGACAGGACGATAGTGGAAATGTTCTCGCCGAGGGCCTGGTTGCCGCTGACGGTGGAGTTGGTGATCAGGGCCAGGGAGCCGAAACCGCCATAGATGCCGCCGCCGTCGTTGCCGGCGGTGTTGCCGCTGACCGTGCTGGAATCCATGACCAGCTCGGCCTCGTTGTAGACGCCGCCGCCGGCCACGGCGCTGTTGCCGGAGATCGTCGTGTTTTGCAAGGTCAGGAGGCCACCGGAATTGACGACGAGCAGCGCCGCGTCGACGCACTTGAAGCAGCCGCCTTGATGGGAGATGCCGCCGCCGGTAAAATTTTCGGCCTGGTTCTGCGTGACCTGGGAATTGTTGAGCGTGAGATCCGCCCCGAAGTTGTTGACGCCGCCGCCCTCGATAAAAGCCATGTTTTCGGTGACGACGACGTCGTTTAAGACGACTGAGACGGTCGAGCCGAAACTGCCCGCCTTGACGAAGGAAATGAGATTCGATTGCTCGCCCAAGATTTGGATGCCGCCGCCGACGAAGTCGTCTCCGTCGCGGATCGTGACTCCGTTGAAGGTCACGGAGATATCCGAGTTGCCGAAGGGATTGATGTCGAAGACGCGTTCCGGAGTATCGGGTTTTAAGCCCTCGGCGCTAATGCTGGTATTGCCGGAGCCGGCCCCGTTCAGCGTGAGGTTGGCGAGAACGTCCAGATCGCCGTTACCGCAATTATCTTCATCGGTGCCGGGCAGCGATAAGACGTAATTGCCCGCGGGAAGTACAACCGTATCCGGAACTCCGTCCCCGACCGCCTGGCAGCCGCCCAGGGCGCCGCCGTTGTTGACCGAGGCGATCGCCTCGCGGAGCGTGCACTCGGGCGTGTCGATGATGTCCGCCTCGGTGTTGACGGTGATCGTCGAGGCCCCCAGCGAGGGACTGAAGGCGATTTGTGAGAGGATGGCGGTGAAGAGCAGGGAAAATAGTTTGGGTTTCATGGCCGGGAACCTCCTGGGGGACCGAAGGGCGTCCTCGCGATGAATATTTGGGGTGGAGGGCATATTCTGCAACGTCCCCTTTCTCGAGTCAAAAGGATTCCGGGGCGCCGAGGGCCTGCTCCCTGTCGGATTGACAATTCGGGCTTTCCTCCTTATGCCCCCAAGGGATGCCCCTTCCTCACCTTCGGATCCTGCTTTGCGGCCTGCTAGGGCTCGCCTTGGCCTCTTTCGCGCGGGCGGAGCCGGCGGTCGTACCCCGGGCCTTGAGCCTTTCCGAAGCCCTGAGGCTCGCGCGGGAGCGCCACGTGCAGGTGCTGGTCTCCCAAGAACGGGTGCGCCAGGCCTTGGCCAGGATCGCCCAGGTCAAGTCGGGCCTCTATCCGAGCTTCGACGCCGCCGTCTCGCAGTACCGCAAGACCGTCAATCTCGAGGCCTTCGGCATCGATCCCGGCACGCCGGGTTTCGACCTGACCCCGCCGCCCTTCAACGTCTTCGACGCCCGGCTGAAATTGCAGCAAACCCTCTTCGACTTGACCCTGTTCCGCCGCTTGGATGCCGCGCGCAGCGGGCAAAGGCTCTCGGCAGCGGAACAGGAAAAGGCCGAGGCCGACGCGCTGGTCCTGGTGGCCAACCTTTATCTCGAGGCCCAGCGCGCCCAGGAAGCGGTCGAGTACGCCCAATACCTGCAAAAGCGCGACGGGGCGCGGCTCGGCATCGCGGACTCGCAGCTTCGGCTCGGGTTGGGTTCGGACTTCGACGTCACCGGCGCCCGCGCGTCCCTGGCCGACAGCCGCAGCCTCGTCGCGCGCGTCCGGGCAGAGGCCGAGGAGCGGCGCCTGGATTTGGCCGCGGCCCTGGGGTTGCCCGTCGATCAGCCGCTGAGCTTCACGACGCGGGATCCCTGGCTGCGGCGGAAGCCGCCCCAAGACGGCGAGCTGGACTCCCTCTTGGCCTCGCATCCCGACGTCCTCGTGGCGCAGCGTCAGGTCGAGACCCAGGTCCAGCAGCGCCGCCAGGAGGTCGCCGAATATTATCCCAAGCTCGGCGCCAGCGCGGACGTGGGCGCCAGCGGCCCGGATCCGGGCAACGTGACGGATACCTATTCCTTCGGCGGGCAGCTCTCGATCCCCATCTATCAAGGCGGCCTGCGCAAGGCCCGCGTCCAGGAGGCCAGCTCGAAGATTCGGGAGAGCGAGGCCCAACTCGAGCAGACCCGCCGCGACCGCCTCGCCGAGGCCAAGAGCGCCCTCGTCGCCCTGCGCCAGGCCGAGGAGGGCTATCGTGCGGCGCAGGCCGACCTCGCCAAGGCCGCGCAGGGCCTGGGTCTGGCCCGGGAGCGGCGGGGGATCGGCCTGGGCAGCGACCTGGAGGTGATCGAGGCCCAGGCGACTTGGGCCTCCGCGAAGGATCAATCCAGCGAGGCCTTGGCCACCTACCGCTTGGCCTGGGTGAACCTGCAATACCGGCTCGGGCGCATGGGCCCTTGGCTGGAGGAGATGGAGCGACCATGAGACGATTTCACCTCGCGATCGCAGGTTTGGCCCTGTGCTTGGCCCTTTCGGCCTGCAAGCGCTCCGGCGACGATTCCTTGTTGGAGTTGTCCGGAACCCTGGAGATGACGGAGCACGAGGTGGGCATGCCGGTGCCGGGCCGCCTCGCGCAGCTTTTGGTCGACGAAGGTGACGCGGTGAAGCGGGGCCAGCTCCTGGCCTCCCTCGATCGCTTCGAGCAGGCCCGCCGCGACTACGAGCGGCAGGTCGCGCTGCTTGCCCGGGGCGGCGGCAACCAACAGGCGGTCGAGCAGGCCGAATTGGCGATGGAGGACCAGCGCCTGGTCGCTCCGGTGGACGGCGTGGTGCTGACCAAGGTCCACGAGACCGGCGAGGTGGTTTCGAGCAATTCGCCGGTCCTGGTGATCGGCGACCGGTCGAGGCTGTGGGTGCGCATTTACGTCCCCGAGGGCTATGTCAACCGATTGAGCCTGGGCCAGGAGGCCCGCCTGCGTTTCGACGGCCTGAAGCGCGAGTTCAAGGGAAAGGTCACCTTCATTTCTCCGGCCGCGGAATTCACCCCCCGTAACGTCCAGACCCCCGAGGAACGGGTGACGCAAACCTTCGCCGTCAAGGTGACCTTAGACGAGGTTGAGCCCTACCTGCGCCCCGGGGTCGCCGCCGACGTCGCGCTGCCCTTGCGCGCGGAAGGGGCCCCATGAGCGCCCCCGCCATCGAGGTGAAGGATCTCACCCGTAAGTTCGGCAAGCTCACCGCGGTCGACCGGATCAGCTTCTCGATCGCCTACGGGGAGATCTTCGGCTTCCTCGGCTCCAACGGCTCGGGCAAGAGCACCACCATCCGCATGCTCTGCGGCATCCTCGCGCCGACCTCGGGCACGGCGACGGTGGGAGGCTTCGACGTCAACGAGGATCCCGAGAGCGTCAAGACCGCGATCGGTTACGTCTCGCAGCGCTTCAGCCTCTACAGCGACCTGACGGTGCTGGAGAACCTCAAGTTCTACGGCCGCATCTACGGGCTGCGCTCGGAGCGACTGCAGCGTCGCATCCAGGCGGTGATGGATTTCGCCGGCCTCCACCGCTACGCCGACATGCTGACGGGGAACCTCTCCGGCGGGTGGAAGCAGCGCGTGGCGGTGGCGACGGCCATTTTGCACGAGCCGAAGATCCTCTTTCTCGACGAGCCCACCGCTGGCGTGGACCCGATGTCCCGCCGCGCCCTGTGGGAGGTGCTCTACGGACTCGCCGACCAGGGCGTCGCCCTCTTCGTGACCACTCACTACATGGAGGAAGCCGAGCGCTGCAACCAGATTGCCTTCATCAGCCTGGGCAAGCTGCTCAAGGTCGGCAATCCCCAAGAGCTGAAAATGAACAATCCCGGCCAGGTCCTCGAGGTCGAATGCCGTCCGCTGCTGAAGGCCTCGCAGGTCTTCGGCGAGATCCCGGGCGTCACGGGGCTCACGGCCTACGGCACGACCCTGCATCTCAACGTGGCGGACGCGGAGGCCGCGACCCGCGCGCTGCGGAAGGCCGCCGCGCGCGAGGGCGTGGAGATCCTGGCGATCCGCCCGATCGAGGCCGCCCTTGAGGACGTGTTCGCTACCCTGTCGGAGGGCGGCGATGCATAGAATTCGCGCGATCATCTGGAAGGAATTCATTCAATTGATTCGGGATCCGAAGACCCTAGGCCTGATCATCTTCATGCCCGTCATGCAATTGATGATCTACGGATACGGGATCAATACCGACGTCAAGCACCTGAGCACCATTCTCTACGACGAGGACCAGACTTCCCTGAGCCGGCGCCTCGTCCAGGCCCTGGAGCAATCCTCCTATTTCGACGTCGACTGGATCGCGAAGTCCGATCACGAGGTGCGGGTGGCGCTGGACCGGGGCAAGGCGAAGGCCGGCCTGCACATCCCGCCGGATTTCACGCGGAACCTCCTGGCCGGGACGGGGGCGCAGCTCCAGCTGCTGATCGACGGCACCGACTCCAACCCGGCCAACACGGCGCTCAACACCAGCGTCGCGATCGTGAACGATTTCATGCAGCGCGAGGGCATGATCGGGGCCACAGTGACCCCGGTCGAGTTCCGGCCGCGGCTTTGGTATAACCCCGACCTGAAGAGCTCGTATTTCCTGGTGCCGGGGGTGGTGGGGCTCCTGCTCATGCTGCTTATCCCCATGATCACGAGCTCCGCCGTTGTGCGGGAGAAGGAGCGCGGCAACCTCGAGCAGCTCCTGGTGACGCCCATCCGTTCCTACGAGCTGATCCTCGGCAAGCTCATTCCCTACATGTTGATCGGCCTCTTCATCGCCGTGACCGTCCTGTCGACGGCCCGCTTCCTCTTCGCCTTACCGCTCCGGGGCAGCCCCTTGCTGCTCTTCGGGCTGACGGGGCTCTACCTGATGGTGTGCTTGGGCTTGGGCCTGCTTGCCTCCACCGTCGCCGAGAACCAGATGCAGGCCTCGCAGATGATCATGTTCTTCGCGGCGCCCTCGATCCTGCTCTCCGGGTTTTTCTTCCCCCGCGAGACGATGCCCGAGCCCATCTATCTGCTGGGCAACATCATCCCGCTGACCTTCTTCCTGCGGATCATCCGGGGAATCACCCTCAAGGGGCTGCACCTCGCGGACCTCTGGCCCGAGGTCGGGGTCCTCGCCTTGATGGCGGTCGTGGTCCTCACCCTGAGCATCTTGAAATTCCACAAGCGGCTCTCCTAGCCGCCCGTCGGCCCGGAAGTTTTTGCGGAATTTTTGAGGAAGGGCTTCGGCCCCATTTGCCGTAAAATGAAAAATGATTGAAATCCTGTCGCCCTTGCCGGACACTTTGTCCCGCAACGACCACTCTCAACCTTAAGATCCTGGAGCAAGCATGGCAAAGCCCTTCTTGACCGACGTCAAAACCCTTCGAAAACGCGCCCGCCAGCACATCGCGGAGGGCGCCGTCACCCCCGGCTACCGGGCCGACCGCAAAATCGTCGTGAAGATCCTCAACGAGGCACTGGCCACCGAGATCGTCTGCGTCCTGCGCTACCGCCGCCACCACTTCATGGCGGCCGGCATCAACGCCCAGTCGGTCGCCGCCGAGTTCATGCAGCACGCCGTCGAAGAGCAGGGCCACGCCGACGAGATTGCCGCGCGCATCGTCCAACTGGGCGGCGAGCCCAATTTCTCCCCCGAGGGGCTGCTCACCCGCAGCCATGCCGAGTACGTCGAGGGCGATTCCCTGGTGGACATGATCAAGGAAGACTTGGTCGCCGAGCGCGTGGCGATCGACAGCTACCGCGAGATGATCGCCTACCTGGGCAACGACGACCCCACGACCCGGCGCATGCTGGAGGGAATTCTGGCGATGGAAGAGGAGCACGCCGACGACTTGGTCAGCCTGCTCGAGAAGCTTCGTCCCTGACGGTGTCGACATTCGGGCGCATCGCATCGTCCGAGAGGGGACGCCTCACCAATCCTGGGCGCCGAATATCTCGTTGGGACGCCGGACCAGCGCGTAGGAAAATGTCGGCGCGCCGGTGTCGGCGACGATCTTCTGCAAGGCCGCGAAGTCCGGCGGGGGCATGGTCTGGCAGCCCACGCTCCGCGGCGAGCCGGGAAAGCCGGCGTGAATCTGGATCGCGAAGCCGTGGGCCCGGGCGGATAACGCCGACTCCCGGCGATCGACGGCCCCGTCGAAATTCATGTCCCGCGCCACGTCCATCAACGAATCCTGCACCGGATTGAAGACCCCCGACAGGCCCGTCTTGTAGGGATAAATTCCGCTGCGCAGCCAGGCCATGCCGCAAATCATGCCGTTGCAGCTGGCCTGCCCCGCCGGGTCCAGTTGCCCCGGGTGCGAGGCGGAGCGCAGCGGGCCGTTGGGATTCAACTCCGTCAGTTTCAGACGACCGTCCCGCCGCTCCGCGCGAAACGCGACGGTCTGCCCCGTGAAGGCGGTGAGGTAGGCGTTGAGCGCCTCGATCGCGCGCCGCCGCGCCTCGGTTTGCGCGCGATGCTCCGCGGCGGGCAGGCCGGGCTTCGGCGCCGGGGGCGGGGGCGGCGGGCTGTCCTGGTCGATCTGGATGACGTAGACCTCGCCCTCGGGCGGCGGCCAGTGGCCGAGGCGGCGCAGGATCTGCTCGGCCTGCCACTCGCGCCGCTCCGGCGTCGCGTCGAAGCCGCGGGTGACGCGGCCCCATTCGGGCGCGAAGCTCGGGTGACCGAAGCTGAACTGCCGGGCGGGGCGCGGCGGCGCCCATTCCTGCGGCGCCGCATGCGGACGGGAAAAGGAGGCGGCAGGTAATGGAGACGAGGGCGGAGGAGGGGCGATGGGCGGCGGCGCGGTGGTTCCGGATGCGGGCGGAGGAGCGAGGAACGGGGACTGGGCGGTTCCGAGGTCCTTGGCTTGGGCGGAGCGGAGCGCCCGGTTGCCGGTGCTGATTTTTTTTAAGCTGGCGGTCGCGAGCGGGAAATCGGCCATGGCCCCTCCAGGGCTTCCCGAGCGGGGAGATTTTCGGCGGCCCCGCGGCGGGGTTGTCGAAAAAAATCCGTAGTGGGTTTTTTGGGCTAAGTCCTTCCCACTCTTGAGGAATTGGGTTCGATTTCTGACAGCTTCTCCCCAGCGGGATTTTTATCTCTGGAAAAATAGAACGATCGTGCTAAAAAATAAGCTATGATCCAAAAAGGCGACATGACCCGACAGATGATCCTGGAACACGCGACGGCCATGGCCAGCCAAGTCGGCTTGGAGGGCCTGAGCTTCGGCCGGCTGGCGGAGGACCTCGACCTCTCCAAGAGCGGGCTCTTCGCGCATTTCAAGTCCCTGCAAGGCCTCCAGGTCAAGGTGTTGGAGCACGCGGCCGAGCGCTTCACCGAGACAGTGATCCGCCCGGCGCTCAAGGCCCCACGCGGCGAGCCCCGGCTGCGGGCGATCTTCGATCGCTGGCGGCGTTGGCCCAAGGAAAGCAGCATGGCGGGCGGGTGTTTTTTCGTCGCGGCCGCGACCGAGCTGGACGACCGCCCCGGCCCCGCCCGCGACCTGCTGGTGAGCCAGCAGAAGGATTGGCTTGAGACCCTGGCCGGGATCGTGCGCAGCGCGATCGCCGAGGGGCATTTCAACAACCGGGTCGATCCGGAGCAATTCGTCTACGAACTCTACGGTCTGATGCTGGCCTATCATTATTCCGTCCGGCTGCTGAACGACCCGAAGGCCGACCGCCGGGCGGAGACCGCCTTTGAATCCCTGATGCAACGAGCCAAGGCTTAAGCCGCCGGAGCGGCTGGAAAGGAGCCCGTTATGCGCTCAAAAAATAGCACGAACGTTCGATTGTTAATCCCGCAATTCTACCGAATTTTTTTGGCGGGCTTGGCCCGTATTTCCACCGGCCTAGCGGCGGCCCTGGCCGAGCGACTGTTCTTCTCGGTGCCTCGGCGTCCCGAGTCGGAAGGGGAGGCAAGGATGCTCGCCTCGGCGCGGCGCTACCAATTTGAGCTTGGCGGACGGCGGGTCGTCGCTTGGCGCTGGGGCGATGGGCCGACGGCATTGTTGGTTCACGGTTGGGGCGGCAGCGCGGCGCAGATGCTGCCCTTCGTGGAACCGCTCCGCGGGGCGGGCTATTCGGTCGTGGCCTTTGACGCGCCGGCGCACGGCCATTCCGAGGGAAGAACCAGCTCATTGCCGGAGTTTGCGGCGTCCTTAAGCGCGGTGGCCGGGAAGTTGGGACCGGTCGAGGTCCTCGTCACGCATTCGATGGGCGGGGCCGCGGCCTCGCTGGCGATCGCCCAGGGCCTGGCGGTGGGCCGGGCTGTGTATGTGGCCCCGCCGGCGGACGCCTTGGAATGGGTCTACCGCTTCGGCCGGATGCTGAGACTGCCGCGGAAGGTGGTGGAGGCGATGCGGCGCCGTGCCGAGCGACGCCTGCACGTCCGTTTCGACCGGCTCAACACGCGGGTCTTGGGTCCAGCCGTCCGCATGCCGCTGCTGGTGATCCACGACCGCGCCGATGCGGAGGTCCTTTGGTACGACGGAGCGGCGGTCGCGCATTCGGTTCCGAACGGCCGTCTCACGATGACCGAGGGTTTGGGCCACCGGCGCATCTTGCGCGATCCGGGCGTGGTCGCGGAGGCGGTGAAATTTCTGGTCGACAAGGATAGCACCCGCGAATTGCCGGAAGGCACGGAGGCCGGTGTCTGCGCGGGTTGCGGGGATCCGCTTTCTTGGCAAGCCGAATCATCGATGGAGGTCTGCGAAATGTGCGCCTTGGAGCGGGAACTCTTCGACCGGGAGCTGCGCTGGGAGCACGAAGTCGAAGGAATCGCCATGGGCGCCCGCCGTTAAGATAATAATAAAATGGCGGAGAGGGTGGGATTCGAACCCACGGTACGGTTTCCCGCACACACGCGTTCCAGGCGTGCACCTTCAACCACTCGGTCACCTCTCCATTCGCCGACCCGAAGTAAATTCGGGTCGGCTAAAGCCCGGGGGGCGGTTCCGCCTCCCCCCTCACCCCCACCGGTAAGGTAGAGGATTTATTTTTTTCCTTAATTCAAAATGCCAATTTTTCCTGCGGAGAGGGTGGGATTCGAACCCACGGTACCCGTTAAGGTACACTCGCTTTCGAGGCGAGCACCTTCAACCACTCGGTCACCTCTCCTATTCGCGAGCCCGGAGCAAGTCCGGGCTCGCTAAAGCCCAGGGGGAGCAAGCGGGGAAACTGGCCACGTTGTGGCCAGGCAAACCGCGCGATAGTCTAATATTCTTCCCTCCGAGCTTGCTCCGCGCTCCCCCTTCAACCCCCAGCGGTTGAGGTGTGGGGGACCATTATTATTGCGCGGAAGCACTCGGGATTCAGAAAATCCTACTTTTTACCCCGCTTCTTCTCTTTCCTCAACCGCTTAAAAAACTCGCTCAAGATCGCGCCGCATTCCCCTTCCATCATTCCGCCGGTGACCTGGGGGTGGTGGTTGAAGCGGCGCTCGTCCTGCAAGGACAAGATCGACCCGCAGACCCCCGCCTTGGGATCCCTGGCCCCGAAGACCACTTTCGGGATTCGGGCCAGGACGATGGCGCCCCAACACATCAGGCAGGGCTCCAAGGTCACATACAAAGTCGTGCCCTCCAGGCGCCAGCGCCCCAACTTGCGGGCCGCCG
This genomic window from Deltaproteobacteria bacterium PRO3 contains:
- a CDS encoding nucleoside deaminase; translated protein: MRNKPAEQPNKFMKAALALARRAEAAGEVPIGAVVVSEGKIVGRGYNLRETRRRPTAHAELLAIEAAARKLGRWRLEGTTLYVTLEPCLMCWGAIVLARIPKVVFGARDPKAGVCGSILSLQDERRFNHHPQVTGGMMEGECGAILSEFFKRLRKEKKRGKK
- a CDS encoding alpha/beta fold hydrolase — translated: MRSKNSTNVRLLIPQFYRIFLAGLARISTGLAAALAERLFFSVPRRPESEGEARMLASARRYQFELGGRRVVAWRWGDGPTALLVHGWGGSAAQMLPFVEPLRGAGYSVVAFDAPAHGHSEGRTSSLPEFAASLSAVAGKLGPVEVLVTHSMGGAAASLAIAQGLAVGRAVYVAPPADALEWVYRFGRMLRLPRKVVEAMRRRAERRLHVRFDRLNTRVLGPAVRMPLLVIHDRADAEVLWYDGAAVAHSVPNGRLTMTEGLGHRRILRDPGVVAEAVKFLVDKDSTRELPEGTEAGVCAGCGDPLSWQAESSMEVCEMCALERELFDRELRWEHEVEGIAMGARR